From Rutidosis leptorrhynchoides isolate AG116_Rl617_1_P2 chromosome 3, CSIRO_AGI_Rlap_v1, whole genome shotgun sequence, a single genomic window includes:
- the LOC139895637 gene encoding autophagy-related protein 13a isoform X2, with protein sequence MEPMIIDIILVQKQQPSVTNTSTVALGNECTTSGLIETVIERWVVQHEYSRTSTTTESSSSSSVCFKKTYKKCIILLRSLYTMMRLLPAFRAYRKLCIPTKACGFDINYKVSSFSVPFTRAEERLMKHYSFIPVEARHGRLSVSVKYRENLADFNLQTSTSFPPEIITDYVGSPATDPFRAFPMMIPPPPTTSCSAAAAAAPLERRPHTWTGGGTPFLLHYPQSSSGSHSRSSNGGGRYELSSSPTAAATGEVFGQATQRGGPPTTHHNNNNSSFEDYQLSPPFSPSPPTYLSGGNYMQSRLRSEATAPMSIPIPNPNPNPNSMMMNTKSSPRYISPNLSDPNNNNNNNNRHSLPPPSPRSTRYEHESPSGIRSLKKSDMSRVGDLSSGSFSASHHCNQYSSYNNKMSMDNKDDSGRFSGLLSSSGSPRIGLSSRSSSRLSLQDELDDIDFSCPFIVDDVESCDSPLSRSVGGKHGGELLSSHGKKLQEEAAVGALVRMLRTAPPLRQDSSSSCYSLRGGGGGGGPQVEFNTTTASASASGLFISSSSSRKTSEDALEELNTYRDIKHLILSKSGTPLVNRGDHL encoded by the exons ATGGAACCCATGATCATTGACATTATACTAGTTCAAAAGCAACAACCTAGTGTTACTAATACTAGTACTGTTGCTTTGGGGAATGAGTGTACAACTTCTGGTTTGATTGAGACTGTTATCGAGAGGTGGGTTGTTCAACACGAGTATTCTAGGACCTCCACTACTACtgaatcttcatcttcttcatctgtttGTTTTAAAAAAACATATAAGAAATGTATCATCCTCTTACGCTCTTTATATACCATGATGAGGCTCCTTCCAGCATTCAGGGCCTACCGAAAACTATGTATACCAACTAAGGCTTGTGGTTTTGATATAAATTATAAGGTGTCTTCCTTTAGTGTCCCCTTTACAAGGGCGGAGGAACGACTGATGAAGCACTATAGTTTCATTCCTGTTGAAGCCCGGCATGGACGTCTTTCTGTATCGGTGAAGTATCGTGAGAATCTTGCCGATTTTAACTTGCAAACATCAACATCATTTCCACCTGAGATCATTACAGATTATGTAGGTAGTCCTGCCACTGATCCATTTAGGGCTTTCCCCATGATGATTCCTCCTCCTCCTACTACTAGTtgttcagcagcagcagcagcagcaccacTTGAACGGCGGCCGCATACTTGGACAGGTGGAGGAACTCCGTTTCTCCTCCATTACCCCCAATCATCATCAGGATCCCACTCTCGTTCGTCCAACGGCGGCGGGCGTTATGAATTATCTTCTTCCCCTACAGCAGCAGCAACAGGAGAGGTATTTGGTCAAGCGACTCAAAGGGGGGGACCACCAACTActcaccataataataataatagcagctTTGAAGATTATCAGTTGTCACCTCCATTCTCTCCGTCTCCTCCAACATACCTTTCTGGTGGGAACTACATGCAATCTCGGCTGCGCTCAGAGGCAACCGCCCCCATGAGTATTCCTATtcctaatcctaatcctaatcctaattCGATGATGATGAATACTAAAAGTAGTCCCAGATACATTTCTCCCAATTTATCTGatccaaataataataataataataataatcgacaTTCTCTTCCACCCCCTTCACCAAGAAGCACACGCTATGAGCACGAGTCTCCTTCTGGGATCAGGTCACTGAAAAAGTCTGACATGTCAAGGGTTGGGGACTTAAGTTCTGGCTCTTTCTCAGCAAGTCATCATTGTAATCAATATTCTAGTTACAACAACAAG ATGTCAATGGATAATAAAGATGATTCGGGAAGGTTTTCTGGTTTGCTATCATCAAGTGGTTCTCCCCGTATTGGATTATCCAGCAGAAGCTCCAGTAGATTGTCTCTCCAGGATGAGTTGGATGATATTGACTTTTCATGTCCATTTATTGTTGATGATGTCGAGTCGTGTGATTCCCCACTCAG TCGGAGTGTTGGTGGGAAACACGGAGGAGAGTTGTTGTCATCCCATGGTAAAAAGTTACAGGAGGAGGCTGCAGTAGGTGCCCTTGTTCGCATGTTGAGAACAGCACCACCCCTTCGTCAAGATTCTTCTTCTAGTTGCTATTCTTTAAgggggggtggtggtggtggtggtccgCAAGTCGAATTCAACACTACTACTGCTTCTGCTTCTGCTTCTGGATTGTTTATATCCAGCAGCAGCAGCAGGAAGACATCAGAAGATGCATTGGAGGAGCTCAACACTTACAGAGACATCAAGCACCTTATTCTCTCCAAAAGTGGAACTCCTTTGGTTAACAGGGGAGACCACCTCTAA
- the LOC139895637 gene encoding autophagy-related protein 13a isoform X1, whose protein sequence is MELHYLNNNNNNNNNYSNSNTNNEHGRNEQIVSHFLLKSLHIVLDSRVVSIRGTRSFGSGHHHHHHHHHHHHHHHHHHHHHHHHHVKNSDKWFSLALGERPTALDSLNFWHRNFMEPMIIDIILVQKQQPSVTNTSTVALGNECTTSGLIETVIERWVVQHEYSRTSTTTESSSSSSVCFKKTYKKCIILLRSLYTMMRLLPAFRAYRKLCIPTKACGFDINYKVSSFSVPFTRAEERLMKHYSFIPVEARHGRLSVSVKYRENLADFNLQTSTSFPPEIITDYVGSPATDPFRAFPMMIPPPPTTSCSAAAAAAPLERRPHTWTGGGTPFLLHYPQSSSGSHSRSSNGGGRYELSSSPTAAATGEVFGQATQRGGPPTTHHNNNNSSFEDYQLSPPFSPSPPTYLSGGNYMQSRLRSEATAPMSIPIPNPNPNPNSMMMNTKSSPRYISPNLSDPNNNNNNNNRHSLPPPSPRSTRYEHESPSGIRSLKKSDMSRVGDLSSGSFSASHHCNQYSSYNNKMSMDNKDDSGRFSGLLSSSGSPRIGLSSRSSSRLSLQDELDDIDFSCPFIVDDVESCDSPLSRSVGGKHGGELLSSHGKKLQEEAAVGALVRMLRTAPPLRQDSSSSCYSLRGGGGGGGPQVEFNTTTASASASGLFISSSSSRKTSEDALEELNTYRDIKHLILSKSGTPLVNRGDHL, encoded by the exons ATGGAGTTGcactatttaaataataataacaataacaataacaactatagtaatagtaatactaataatgagcaTGGCAGAAATGAACAAATCGTTTCTCATTTTCTGTTAAAAAGTTTGCATATTGTGTTGGATTCTAGGGTTGTTTCTATTCGTGGTACCCGTTCCTTTGggagtggccatcatcatcatcatcatcatcatcatcatcatcatcatcatcatcatcatcatcatcatcatcatcatcatcatgtcaaAAATAGTGACAAATGGTTCAGTCTAGCATTAGGTGAGCGTCCCACTGCTTTAGATTCTTTGAACTTTTGGCACAGGAATTTTATGGAACCCATGATCATTGACATTATACTAGTTCAAAAGCAACAACCTAGTGTTACTAATACTAGTACTGTTGCTTTGGGGAATGAGTGTACAACTTCTGGTTTGATTGAGACTGTTATCGAGAGGTGGGTTGTTCAACACGAGTATTCTAGGACCTCCACTACTACtgaatcttcatcttcttcatctgtttGTTTTAAAAAAACATATAAGAAATGTATCATCCTCTTACGCTCTTTATATACCATGATGAGGCTCCTTCCAGCATTCAGGGCCTACCGAAAACTATGTATACCAACTAAGGCTTGTGGTTTTGATATAAATTATAAGGTGTCTTCCTTTAGTGTCCCCTTTACAAGGGCGGAGGAACGACTGATGAAGCACTATAGTTTCATTCCTGTTGAAGCCCGGCATGGACGTCTTTCTGTATCGGTGAAGTATCGTGAGAATCTTGCCGATTTTAACTTGCAAACATCAACATCATTTCCACCTGAGATCATTACAGATTATGTAGGTAGTCCTGCCACTGATCCATTTAGGGCTTTCCCCATGATGATTCCTCCTCCTCCTACTACTAGTtgttcagcagcagcagcagcagcaccacTTGAACGGCGGCCGCATACTTGGACAGGTGGAGGAACTCCGTTTCTCCTCCATTACCCCCAATCATCATCAGGATCCCACTCTCGTTCGTCCAACGGCGGCGGGCGTTATGAATTATCTTCTTCCCCTACAGCAGCAGCAACAGGAGAGGTATTTGGTCAAGCGACTCAAAGGGGGGGACCACCAACTActcaccataataataataatagcagctTTGAAGATTATCAGTTGTCACCTCCATTCTCTCCGTCTCCTCCAACATACCTTTCTGGTGGGAACTACATGCAATCTCGGCTGCGCTCAGAGGCAACCGCCCCCATGAGTATTCCTATtcctaatcctaatcctaatcctaattCGATGATGATGAATACTAAAAGTAGTCCCAGATACATTTCTCCCAATTTATCTGatccaaataataataataataataataatcgacaTTCTCTTCCACCCCCTTCACCAAGAAGCACACGCTATGAGCACGAGTCTCCTTCTGGGATCAGGTCACTGAAAAAGTCTGACATGTCAAGGGTTGGGGACTTAAGTTCTGGCTCTTTCTCAGCAAGTCATCATTGTAATCAATATTCTAGTTACAACAACAAG ATGTCAATGGATAATAAAGATGATTCGGGAAGGTTTTCTGGTTTGCTATCATCAAGTGGTTCTCCCCGTATTGGATTATCCAGCAGAAGCTCCAGTAGATTGTCTCTCCAGGATGAGTTGGATGATATTGACTTTTCATGTCCATTTATTGTTGATGATGTCGAGTCGTGTGATTCCCCACTCAG TCGGAGTGTTGGTGGGAAACACGGAGGAGAGTTGTTGTCATCCCATGGTAAAAAGTTACAGGAGGAGGCTGCAGTAGGTGCCCTTGTTCGCATGTTGAGAACAGCACCACCCCTTCGTCAAGATTCTTCTTCTAGTTGCTATTCTTTAAgggggggtggtggtggtggtggtccgCAAGTCGAATTCAACACTACTACTGCTTCTGCTTCTGCTTCTGGATTGTTTATATCCAGCAGCAGCAGCAGGAAGACATCAGAAGATGCATTGGAGGAGCTCAACACTTACAGAGACATCAAGCACCTTATTCTCTCCAAAAGTGGAACTCCTTTGGTTAACAGGGGAGACCACCTCTAA